From the Actinomycetota bacterium genome, one window contains:
- a CDS encoding methylmalonyl-CoA mutase family protein, with product MDKKEWREKEYLPSPLRKARFTTISGEELEPLYTPEDVAGLDYGRDLGYPGRYPFTRGIHPTMYRGRLWTMRQFSGFGTAEDTNRRYKFLLERGQTGLSVAFDMPTIMGRDSDDPLSEGEVGRCGVAIDSLQDMEVLFDGIPLRDITTSMTINGPAAVLLAFYLCVGEKQGASIRELGGTIQNDILKEYIAQKSWIFPPRPSMRIITDILAFCSREVPRWNTISISGYHIREAGSTAVQELAFTLADGFAYVEAGIAAGLDVDEFAPRLSFFFNSHMDFFEEIAKFRAARRIWARHMRERYGARDPRSWMLRFHTQTAGCSLTAQQPENNIVRTALEALSAVLGGTQSLHTNSMDETLALPTEKAVEIALRTQQIIAHESGVTEVIDPLAGSYFVEALTNRMEEEAEEYFRRIEEQGGVLVAIENGFFQREIADAAYRYQLEVERGERVVVGVNRYQHENESLDIEILKIDPAVERRQRERLAELRASRSAAEVEKALEELREGARGDANLMPLIIACARAYCTEGEIIGALREVFGEYRETALY from the coding sequence ATGGACAAGAAGGAGTGGCGGGAGAAGGAGTACCTGCCCTCGCCCCTGAGGAAGGCGAGGTTCACAACCATCTCCGGTGAGGAGCTGGAGCCGCTGTACACCCCCGAGGACGTGGCCGGGCTCGATTACGGGCGTGACCTGGGTTACCCCGGACGTTATCCCTTTACCCGTGGCATCCACCCCACCATGTACCGGGGCCGCCTGTGGACCATGCGCCAGTTCTCGGGATTCGGCACGGCGGAGGACACCAACCGCCGATACAAGTTCCTGCTGGAAAGGGGACAGACGGGGCTATCGGTGGCCTTCGACATGCCCACCATCATGGGCCGCGATTCCGACGATCCCCTCTCCGAGGGGGAGGTGGGTCGCTGCGGGGTGGCCATCGATTCCCTCCAGGATATGGAAGTCCTCTTCGACGGCATCCCCCTGCGCGACATCACCACCTCCATGACCATCAACGGGCCTGCGGCGGTGCTCCTGGCCTTCTACCTCTGCGTGGGCGAAAAACAGGGGGCTTCCATCCGTGAGCTGGGGGGCACCATACAGAACGACATCCTAAAGGAATACATCGCTCAGAAGTCCTGGATCTTCCCGCCGCGCCCCTCCATGCGCATCATCACCGACATACTCGCGTTCTGTTCCCGCGAGGTGCCGCGCTGGAACACCATCAGCATAAGCGGCTACCACATACGAGAGGCGGGCTCCACCGCGGTGCAGGAGCTGGCCTTCACCCTGGCCGACGGCTTCGCCTACGTGGAGGCGGGCATCGCGGCGGGGCTGGACGTGGACGAGTTCGCGCCGCGCCTCTCCTTCTTCTTCAACTCGCACATGGACTTCTTCGAGGAGATCGCCAAGTTCCGCGCCGCGCGCCGCATCTGGGCCCGCCATATGCGGGAGAGATACGGGGCCAGGGACCCTCGCTCCTGGATGCTGCGCTTCCACACCCAGACCGCGGGATGCTCGCTCACGGCCCAGCAGCCGGAGAACAACATCGTGCGCACCGCCCTCGAGGCGCTATCCGCCGTGCTGGGCGGGACGCAGAGCCTGCACACCAATTCCATGGACGAGACGCTGGCTCTGCCCACGGAAAAGGCGGTGGAGATCGCCCTGCGCACGCAGCAGATCATCGCGCACGAATCGGGGGTGACCGAGGTCATAGACCCGCTCGCGGGCTCCTACTTCGTGGAGGCGCTCACGAACCGCATGGAGGAGGAAGCGGAAGAGTATTTCCGGCGCATCGAGGAGCAGGGCGGGGTGCTGGTCGCCATCGAGAACGGTTTCTTCCAGCGGGAGATAGCTGACGCCGCCTACCGCTACCAGCTGGAGGTCGAGCGTGGGGAGAGGGTGGTGGTGGGGGTGAACCGCTACCAGCATGAGAACGAGTCCCTGGATATAGAGATCCTTAAGATAGACCCCGCGGTGGAACGCAGGCAGCGGGAGCGCCTGGCCGAGCTGCGCGCCTCGCGCTCGGCGGCGGAGGTGGAGAAGGCCCTGGAAGAGTTGAGGGAAGGGGCGCGGGGCGACGCCAACCTCATGCCCCTCATCATAGCCTGCGCCCGCGCCTACTGCACGGAAGGGGAGATCATCGGCGCCCTGCGCGAGGTCTTCGGGGAGTACCGCGAGACCGCGCTTTATTGA
- a CDS encoding cobalamin B12-binding domain-containing protein has translation MERGKRILIAKPGLDGHDRGAKVVARGLADAGYEVIYTGLHQTPEQIAEAAIQEDVDAVGLSVLSGAHMTLFPRVMRLLREMGGENIMVFGGGIIPEEDAEELKRQGVAEIFTPGTALGEIVSFLEKNL, from the coding sequence TTGGAGAGGGGAAAGCGGATACTCATCGCCAAGCCAGGGCTGGACGGCCATGACCGGGGGGCCAAGGTGGTGGCGCGCGGCCTGGCCGACGCCGGTTACGAGGTCATCTACACCGGGTTGCACCAGACGCCGGAGCAGATCGCCGAGGCAGCCATCCAGGAGGACGTGGACGCCGTGGGACTCTCCGTGCTGTCCGGCGCGCACATGACCCTCTTCCCCCGCGTCATGCGGCTCCTGCGGGAGATGGGCGGAGAGAACATCATGGTCTTCGGGGGCGGCATCATCCCGGAGGAGGACGCGGAGGAGTTGAAACGGCAGGGGGTAGCCGAGATATTCACTCCCGGTACCGCCCTGGGCGAGATAGTCTCCTTTCTCGAGAAAAACCTGTGA
- a CDS encoding (Fe-S)-binding protein → MCAEETDFIAKYDLLGCIQCGRCTGGCPVALRTPLRVRCFMYDTQNEERLEELSEKPEIWDCTTCYTCAARCPKGLEPLEVLIGLRSLQIEEGRVQPTVRDALESIFKDGNPWGSPRAKRMDWAKDLEVKILEPEAEETTDVLLFICCTDAYDPRVMKVAQALVKVLDAAGVDFGLIGEDESCCGSEVRRLGEEGLFEMCDEENVELLNSFNVNRIVAISPHCYNTLKKEYHGLKHPVLHYTELVAQLLEDGKLQLKGELSKVVTYHDPCFLGKQNDIYDEPRYIITRIPGVDFREFDRCRERSLCCEGGGGKMWVESESKEERLAEIRVADAKEMGAEVIAVACPFCLLTLEDATKVKGVEEEMRVADILELLAEAL, encoded by the coding sequence ATGTGCGCTGAAGAAACCGATTTCATCGCCAAGTACGACCTCCTCGGATGCATACAGTGCGGTCGCTGCACGGGAGGTTGTCCCGTCGCCCTCCGGACGCCCCTGCGGGTGAGGTGCTTCATGTACGACACCCAGAACGAGGAGCGCCTGGAGGAGCTCTCCGAAAAGCCGGAGATATGGGACTGCACCACCTGCTACACCTGCGCCGCCCGCTGCCCCAAGGGCCTGGAGCCCCTCGAGGTGCTCATCGGCCTGCGCAGCCTGCAGATCGAGGAGGGCAGGGTCCAGCCCACGGTGCGCGACGCCCTGGAGTCCATCTTCAAGGACGGGAACCCCTGGGGCTCGCCGCGGGCAAAGCGCATGGACTGGGCCAAGGACCTCGAGGTCAAGATCCTGGAGCCCGAGGCGGAGGAGACCACCGACGTCCTCCTCTTCATCTGCTGCACCGACGCCTACGACCCGCGGGTGATGAAGGTCGCCCAGGCCCTGGTGAAGGTGCTGGATGCCGCAGGAGTCGACTTCGGGCTCATCGGCGAGGACGAGAGCTGCTGCGGCAGCGAGGTGCGGCGCCTCGGAGAGGAAGGCCTCTTCGAGATGTGCGACGAGGAGAACGTGGAGCTCCTCAACTCCTTCAACGTCAACCGCATCGTGGCCATCAGCCCCCACTGCTACAACACCCTGAAGAAGGAGTATCACGGCCTCAAGCACCCGGTCCTCCATTACACGGAGTTGGTGGCCCAGCTCCTCGAGGACGGGAAGCTCCAGCTCAAAGGGGAGCTATCCAAGGTGGTCACCTACCACGACCCCTGTTTCCTGGGCAAGCAGAACGACATCTACGACGAGCCGCGCTACATCATCACCCGCATCCCGGGCGTCGATTTCCGCGAGTTCGACCGCTGCCGGGAGCGCAGCCTGTGCTGCGAGGGGGGCGGCGGCAAGATGTGGGTGGAGAGCGAGTCCAAGGAAGAACGGCTGGCCGAGATAAGGGTCGCGGACGCCAAGGAGATGGGAGCGGAGGTCATCGCCGTCGCCTGCCCATTCTGCCTCCTCACCCTGGAGGACGCCACCAAGGTGAAGGGCGTGGAGGAGGAGATGCGGGTGGCGGACATCCTCGAGCTCCTGGCCGAGGCGTTGTAG
- a CDS encoding electron transfer flavoprotein subunit beta/FixA family protein, with the protein MNMVVCVKRVPDTAESEVHIDASGKDIEKSRLSFGINECDNYAVEEAIQIKEKLGGTVTVISLGGKESDEQIRMALAKGGDEAMRLEDDAFAGGDGFAVAKALAAAIKGLEYDIVFTGALADDDGYAVVPAALGELLGVPHATYVKKVEILEDGKKAKVGRELEGGLLEVLEIELPCVLGIQTGINEPRYASFKGIKQAAKKEIAIKSAADLGLDASEVGEAGSWAVLEKFTPPVVGEMAEILQGDPDETAAKLAAILKEKGLV; encoded by the coding sequence ATGAACATGGTGGTATGCGTGAAGAGGGTCCCGGACACCGCGGAGTCCGAGGTCCACATCGATGCCTCCGGAAAGGATATCGAAAAGAGCCGGCTTTCCTTCGGCATCAACGAGTGCGACAACTACGCCGTGGAGGAGGCCATACAGATCAAGGAGAAGCTCGGGGGCACGGTGACCGTCATCAGCCTGGGCGGCAAGGAGAGCGACGAGCAGATCCGCATGGCCCTGGCCAAGGGCGGTGACGAGGCCATGCGCCTGGAGGACGACGCCTTCGCGGGCGGCGACGGTTTCGCCGTGGCCAAGGCGCTGGCGGCGGCCATCAAGGGCCTGGAGTACGACATCGTCTTCACGGGCGCGCTGGCCGACGATGACGGGTATGCCGTGGTGCCCGCGGCCCTGGGCGAGCTCCTCGGGGTGCCCCACGCCACCTACGTCAAGAAGGTGGAGATACTCGAGGACGGCAAGAAGGCCAAGGTGGGCCGCGAGCTCGAGGGTGGTCTGCTGGAGGTCCTGGAGATAGAGCTCCCCTGCGTGCTCGGCATCCAGACCGGCATCAACGAGCCCCGCTACGCTTCCTTCAAGGGCATCAAGCAGGCGGCCAAGAAGGAGATCGCCATAAAGAGCGCCGCCGACCTGGGGCTGGATGCCTCGGAGGTGGGCGAGGCCGGTTCCTGGGCGGTGCTGGAGAAGTTCACGCCGCCGGTGGTCGGCGAGATGGCCGAGATACTGCAGGGCGATCCGGACGAGACCGCGGCGAAGCTCGCCGCGATCCTGAAGGAGAAGGGGCTGGTATAG
- a CDS encoding electron transfer flavoprotein subunit alpha/FixB family protein, with protein sequence MKDIFVLIEHRRGEMRDVSIEMLCGAANLGGTVVAVLLGKDVDAFAEKVAGYADKVLYVNDAMFENYNAEAYQKALSALIKEHGPGLVLIGNTGQGIDLAPALAVELGAPLVTDVTALEMDGDKPKPTRQFYGGKLDAHMSMKDADLYILTVREATFQAGDATKSGEIVKVDNPVKEEITYRRFLEYVEPEVGEVDITQSTLLVGVGRGIREDKNLPIVEELAQVLGADLAASRAVVDAGWLPADRQVGISGKTVKPKLYLAVGISGAFQHVTGMKGSEVIVAINKDPDAPIFGIADYGIVDDLFKVVPKLTEKLKEMKGA encoded by the coding sequence ATGAAAGACATCTTCGTTCTCATCGAGCATCGTCGCGGCGAGATGCGGGACGTGTCCATAGAGATGCTCTGCGGCGCCGCGAACCTGGGCGGCACGGTGGTCGCCGTGCTCCTGGGCAAGGACGTGGACGCCTTCGCCGAGAAGGTGGCCGGCTACGCCGACAAGGTCCTCTACGTTAACGACGCCATGTTCGAGAACTACAACGCCGAGGCCTACCAGAAGGCCCTCTCCGCCCTCATCAAGGAGCACGGGCCGGGACTGGTGCTCATCGGCAACACCGGGCAGGGCATCGACCTCGCGCCGGCCCTGGCGGTGGAGCTGGGCGCTCCCCTGGTGACCGACGTCACCGCGCTGGAGATGGACGGCGACAAGCCGAAGCCCACCCGCCAGTTCTACGGCGGCAAGCTGGACGCCCACATGTCCATGAAGGACGCGGATCTTTATATCCTGACCGTGCGCGAGGCCACCTTCCAGGCCGGGGACGCCACGAAGTCGGGAGAGATCGTCAAGGTGGACAACCCGGTCAAGGAGGAGATCACCTACCGCAGGTTCCTCGAGTACGTTGAGCCCGAGGTGGGCGAGGTGGACATCACCCAGTCCACCCTCCTGGTGGGCGTGGGCCGCGGCATCCGCGAGGACAAGAACCTGCCCATAGTGGAGGAGCTGGCGCAGGTGCTGGGCGCCGATCTCGCCGCCTCCCGTGCCGTGGTGGACGCCGGCTGGCTGCCGGCGGACCGCCAGGTGGGCATCTCGGGCAAGACGGTGAAGCCCAAGCTCTACCTGGCCGTGGGCATCTCCGGGGCTTTCCAGCACGTCACGGGGATGAAGGGCTCGGAGGTCATCGTGGCCATCAACAAGGACCCCGACGCCCCCATCTTCGGCATCGCCGATTACGGCATCGTGGACGACCTCTTCAAGGTGGTCCCCAAGCTCACGGAAAAGCTCAAGGAGATGAAGGGCGCTTAA